One part of the Rothia sp. ZJ932 genome encodes these proteins:
- a CDS encoding L-threonylcarbamoyladenylate synthase, whose amino-acid sequence MNAKIYSVETAAERAEALSAAATAVQGGKVIVVPTDTVYGIAADAFSAGGVRALLAAKGRSRQMPPPVLIYSSSVLAGLADDISDEARALADAFWPGPLTLICYAQPSLTWDLGDTKGTVALRVPSDDLTIDLLRQTGPLAVSSANKTGRVAATTAAEAADQLGENVELIVDGGIRPVNRGEDVEAKDIMPSTIVDCTGETPVIVREGAIGADEIRSVAPGALTKRQWDEQRRIEAQQALDARAMAEEPTAGSVSAAQVADEIEHEPIKPARRASAPSNTSHLSKLVGASTSTGGVDQLRTEGAHFVESQRAQDVTKPLSVDTARSLVFGTKK is encoded by the coding sequence GTGAACGCAAAGATTTATTCTGTTGAAACTGCCGCCGAGCGCGCTGAAGCCCTTAGCGCGGCAGCTACCGCTGTGCAGGGCGGCAAAGTAATTGTTGTTCCCACCGACACCGTCTACGGTATTGCCGCCGACGCTTTTTCGGCAGGGGGAGTTCGAGCGCTACTGGCGGCGAAGGGACGTTCCCGGCAAATGCCGCCGCCCGTGCTGATTTATAGCAGCTCGGTCCTGGCTGGGTTAGCCGATGATATCAGTGATGAGGCGCGCGCTCTTGCCGATGCTTTCTGGCCCGGTCCGTTGACTCTCATCTGCTATGCCCAGCCATCACTGACCTGGGATTTAGGCGATACCAAGGGCACTGTGGCGCTGCGTGTGCCCAGCGACGATTTGACCATTGATTTACTGCGCCAAACCGGCCCGCTAGCGGTTTCTTCCGCAAACAAAACCGGTCGCGTTGCCGCAACTACTGCTGCTGAGGCAGCCGACCAGCTGGGTGAAAATGTCGAATTGATTGTGGACGGAGGCATCCGCCCGGTTAATCGCGGTGAAGATGTTGAAGCCAAAGATATCATGCCCTCCACCATTGTTGATTGCACCGGAGAAACCCCGGTTATTGTGCGTGAGGGCGCTATTGGCGCGGACGAGATTCGTTCTGTGGCACCCGGTGCTTTAACCAAAAGACAGTGGGACGAACAGCGACGCATTGAAGCTCAACAAGCACTAGACGCTCGAGCTATGGCTGAGGAACCGACCGCAGGTAGTGTTTCTGCGGCTCAGGTAGCAGACGAGATTGAGCACGAGCCTATCAAGCCTGCCCGCCGCGCGTCTGCACCCAGCAACACCAGCCATCTCAGCAAACTGGTGGGAGCTAGCACCTCAACGGGCGGGGTGGACCAGCTACGTACTGAGGGCGCGCACTTTGTAGAGAGCCAGCGCGCTCAGGATGTTACCAAGCCGCTCTCTGTTGATACGGCGCGTTCACTGGTGTTCGGCACTAAGAAGTAG
- a CDS encoding NAD(P)-dependent oxidoreductase, which translates to MSSSPWKVIGASGFVGSAILARLRAEGIEADPIEAPRLSTHATDAKTLIKEARRLEAIIDSLADSFAGAEVVINASGLAAPSQQDLAPLVGANALLPAVIAIAAQRTGIKRLIHMSSAAVQGNVEVLDSTPVTQPFSAYSFSKALGEEVLLNLERFINKQAAAGAAPGSAHSDFPAAPASAPATVAPHHALELCIVRATSVMGRGRRTTEAFARFASSPLASVAAGNHRTPIASNYALAEFTVKVGAFDGHLPSIVLQPWEGATAKSVLVDAGRRLPLQIPASIARVAVAAGYAISEALGDRFQAPVRRIELMWFGQDQDDSWAQEHQLIPTPRVSEVLRDAHTALGKKQDARFIS; encoded by the coding sequence ATGAGTTCATCACCGTGGAAAGTCATTGGAGCCAGCGGTTTCGTGGGGTCTGCCATTTTAGCTCGACTGCGAGCTGAAGGTATTGAAGCTGACCCTATTGAGGCTCCCCGCCTATCAACTCACGCAACCGATGCTAAAACCCTGATTAAAGAGGCACGACGGTTAGAAGCAATTATTGACTCTCTCGCAGATTCTTTTGCCGGGGCTGAAGTTGTTATTAACGCTTCTGGCTTAGCTGCCCCCTCACAACAAGATTTAGCGCCCCTAGTCGGTGCCAACGCCCTGCTCCCCGCTGTTATCGCTATCGCAGCTCAACGAACAGGCATCAAGCGCCTAATTCACATGAGCAGTGCAGCGGTGCAGGGCAACGTGGAAGTGCTTGACTCTACCCCCGTTACCCAGCCATTCTCCGCTTACTCATTTTCCAAAGCTCTCGGCGAAGAAGTTCTGTTGAACCTCGAACGTTTCATTAACAAGCAGGCTGCTGCAGGTGCTGCCCCCGGCTCCGCACACTCAGATTTCCCGGCGGCACCCGCGTCCGCCCCCGCAACGGTGGCACCGCATCATGCACTTGAGCTGTGCATTGTGCGTGCGACGTCAGTGATGGGCAGAGGACGGCGCACCACCGAGGCATTTGCCCGCTTTGCATCTTCTCCCCTAGCATCTGTCGCAGCAGGTAACCACCGCACCCCCATTGCCTCAAACTACGCCCTCGCTGAGTTCACGGTTAAGGTCGGTGCTTTCGACGGACATCTCCCCAGCATCGTTCTGCAACCCTGGGAAGGAGCAACTGCCAAGAGTGTGCTGGTGGATGCAGGACGCCGCCTACCCCTGCAGATTCCTGCCAGCATCGCCCGCGTCGCCGTTGCAGCCGGTTACGCTATTTCTGAAGCACTGGGTGACCGCTTTCAAGCACCCGTGCGCCGCATTGAGCTAATGTGGTTCGGGCAAGATCAAGACGATTCATGGGCACAAGAGCACCAGCTGATTCCCACCCCACGGGTGAGCGAGGTCTTACGCGATGCGCACACAGCGCTGGGCAAAAAGCAGGATGCTCGGTTCATCAGCTAG
- a CDS encoding glycosyltransferase, which yields MNQLQPAVSVTSSTRNVMTAPDRVVAVVVTYNRLNLLRLTLQGIENGAKVPDAVVIVDNASTDDTPSFLANLETSLTVDVVRLDENTGGAGGFAVGIDRALTRHQADLVWVMDDDTEPTENTLSESYAAWYNYAPVRLQRPAVVASTVVWDNGQEHPMNTPRTMFAAGEQRHRRAQAVGARPIRSGSFVSLMMDAAVMRQYGLPLADFFIWNDDFEYSTALIRHSNGISVEGSVAKHHTKTFGTTNAAPGPRFYNDVRNKLWVFTRRRTLNPLEKFLYGGSTVRLWMSTMLNTTDKKTYGGYLAQGIKDALIRFRSNEQVLHNLYSLESTHPVELAPVATDFTVLMSVYRADTAEQLEESLRSNLVEQELKPAELVLVLDGLLAPDVEATIDRWMHSSQQGSTCPITLVRLTENAGLAAALTEGLRYCNHDIIARADADDISTPQRFSTQIPRIAAGNLAVLGASMLEFESTTSTDQPVRQACTGVQNIRRVLRSRNPIMHPTVVFRKSAVESVGGYEHVTGAEDYWLWARLSMRGYRLDNLAQPLVRYRVGAGAYERRGGTEALRKDFELQHRLYTGGFLTGIQTAKNLSVRLVYRALPVGTRKNLYRSMIGRSFASTFRKGG from the coding sequence ATGAATCAACTGCAACCGGCAGTGTCGGTCACTTCAAGCACCCGCAACGTCATGACTGCCCCCGATCGTGTGGTCGCCGTGGTCGTGACCTACAACCGCCTTAACCTGCTGCGCTTGACCCTGCAAGGCATCGAAAACGGTGCGAAGGTGCCTGATGCTGTTGTCATCGTTGATAACGCTTCGACTGACGATACTCCTTCTTTCTTGGCTAACCTTGAAACGTCTCTCACTGTTGATGTGGTGCGACTCGATGAAAATACCGGTGGTGCCGGGGGTTTTGCGGTGGGCATCGATAGAGCGCTGACACGACACCAGGCTGATCTCGTGTGGGTGATGGACGACGATACTGAACCGACCGAAAATACCTTGAGCGAATCGTATGCAGCCTGGTACAACTATGCCCCGGTGCGTTTGCAACGTCCTGCAGTTGTTGCCTCAACGGTGGTGTGGGATAACGGCCAAGAGCACCCCATGAATACTCCGCGCACTATGTTCGCAGCAGGGGAACAGCGCCACCGTCGCGCTCAAGCTGTTGGCGCCCGTCCCATTCGCTCTGGCTCCTTTGTCTCTCTGATGATGGATGCTGCCGTCATGCGCCAGTACGGGTTACCGCTGGCTGACTTCTTTATCTGGAATGACGATTTTGAGTATTCCACCGCGCTGATCCGCCACAGCAACGGAATATCTGTCGAAGGATCAGTGGCTAAACACCACACCAAAACCTTCGGTACCACTAACGCTGCCCCCGGCCCGCGTTTTTACAATGACGTGCGTAATAAGCTCTGGGTCTTTACCCGCCGCCGCACCCTCAACCCCCTCGAAAAATTCTTGTACGGGGGATCCACTGTACGTCTGTGGATGAGTACTATGCTCAACACCACTGACAAAAAAACCTACGGTGGGTACCTGGCTCAGGGAATCAAGGACGCGCTGATTCGCTTTCGCAGTAATGAGCAGGTTCTGCACAACCTCTATAGCTTGGAATCCACCCACCCCGTAGAACTTGCCCCGGTGGCAACAGACTTTACCGTGCTCATGAGTGTCTACCGTGCCGATACCGCTGAGCAACTTGAAGAATCGCTTCGCTCAAACCTCGTGGAACAAGAGCTCAAGCCTGCCGAGCTGGTCCTTGTTCTCGACGGGCTCCTTGCCCCAGACGTAGAAGCAACCATCGACCGCTGGATGCACAGCTCCCAGCAGGGGAGCACCTGCCCTATCACTCTCGTCCGTCTGACAGAGAACGCAGGTCTAGCCGCAGCCCTGACCGAAGGATTGCGCTACTGCAACCACGACATCATCGCGCGAGCGGATGCTGATGACATCTCAACCCCGCAGCGTTTCTCAACACAGATCCCGCGTATCGCCGCGGGTAACCTAGCGGTGTTGGGCGCGTCCATGCTTGAATTTGAAAGCACCACTAGCACCGATCAGCCTGTGCGCCAAGCATGCACCGGGGTGCAAAATATTCGCAGGGTGCTGCGCTCGCGCAACCCCATCATGCACCCCACCGTCGTTTTCCGTAAAAGCGCGGTGGAATCAGTGGGCGGGTACGAACACGTGACAGGTGCCGAAGACTACTGGCTGTGGGCACGCTTGAGTATGCGAGGCTATCGTCTTGATAATCTGGCTCAACCTTTGGTGCGCTACAGGGTCGGAGCCGGCGCCTATGAGCGCAGGGGTGGCACCGAAGCGCTGCGAAAAGACTTCGAACTTCAACATCGCCTTTACACCGGAGGATTCCTCACAGGAATTCAAACCGCCAAAAACTTGAGTGTGCGTCTGGTTTACCGGGCGTTACCGGTTGGTACTCGAAAGAACCTGTACCGATCAATGATTGGTCGTTCATTTGCTTCTACTTTCAGGAAGGGAGGGTAA
- a CDS encoding nucleoside-diphosphate sugar epimerase/dehydratase, with amino-acid sequence METTNTTTLPVVNTGYERKKWWQYVQIALDSLSWSLALPLGFFLRYGGQLEQINPTGITVVVLTAIIVQIGLGALFGLYRGRYSYGSFAEGKILYPVTLAVTVFMLLALLLFAWHISVPRSVILIAFPFALLLMMVMRYLKRIVEDYTNRPSYEHTEPVIVYGGGFVGRSFVSNLMSDSKSTYRPVAIVDDDPSLRNARIQSVAVMGTGKDLETLVKRYHATKVFVAMTDIKDSKLSNISQRMHELGVDVHRVKNMISNIAGLNDESVKDVNRHILEGIRGKIDYQIRTEDIKAYITGKRVLVTGAGGSIGSELCRQIHEFEPAELMMLDRDETLLMETRYTIWGDSNLNDPSVVLADIRDRGALEKVFTERQPEVVFHAAALKHVTALEAYPEEAWKTNTLGTKNVLEAASKVNVEAFVNISTDKAADPTTALGQSKLSAEMLTAWYGEQTGKRYVSVRFGNVFGSRGSIKPLFTRQIMDGGPITVTDPDATRYFMLIPDACLLVMTAGAIGAPGEVMVLDMGKPVKIYSVAENLIRTYERYDVNIAVTGLRPGEKRDEVLFGSSEDFRVSDKNSFISHTRAIPLDPEHLDYSKWYKHYLDDRTYGRDSSGQLHAQKMAHRTEISQEQS; translated from the coding sequence ATGGAAACTACCAACACAACAACCCTGCCCGTGGTAAATACCGGTTACGAGCGTAAGAAATGGTGGCAGTACGTTCAGATTGCCTTGGACTCGCTGTCATGGAGCCTTGCCCTGCCCCTGGGATTCTTCCTGCGTTATGGCGGTCAGCTGGAGCAGATTAACCCCACCGGTATCACCGTTGTGGTGCTCACCGCTATCATTGTGCAGATTGGGCTGGGCGCGCTTTTCGGTCTTTACCGCGGACGCTACTCCTACGGGTCATTTGCCGAGGGCAAAATTCTTTACCCCGTCACCCTAGCGGTTACGGTCTTCATGCTACTGGCGCTCTTGCTTTTCGCCTGGCACATTAGCGTGCCCCGTTCTGTCATTCTTATTGCCTTCCCCTTTGCCTTGCTGCTGATGATGGTCATGCGCTATCTCAAACGCATCGTTGAGGATTACACCAATCGTCCTTCTTACGAACATACTGAGCCGGTTATTGTCTACGGTGGCGGTTTTGTGGGTCGTTCTTTTGTTTCGAATTTGATGTCGGATTCAAAGTCGACCTACCGACCGGTAGCTATTGTCGATGATGATCCTTCTTTGCGTAATGCGCGCATCCAGTCTGTTGCTGTTATGGGTACTGGCAAAGACCTCGAGACCCTGGTCAAGCGCTACCATGCAACTAAGGTCTTTGTTGCAATGACCGATATCAAAGACTCGAAATTGAGCAATATTAGTCAGCGTATGCATGAGCTGGGTGTTGATGTGCACCGGGTTAAGAACATGATTTCTAATATTGCCGGTTTGAATGACGAGAGCGTTAAAGACGTCAACCGCCATATTCTTGAAGGTATTCGCGGCAAGATTGATTATCAGATTCGCACCGAAGACATCAAAGCCTACATTACGGGTAAGCGGGTGCTGGTGACCGGTGCCGGTGGTTCTATAGGTTCAGAGCTGTGTCGTCAGATTCATGAATTTGAGCCCGCTGAGCTGATGATGCTTGACCGCGATGAGACCCTTTTGATGGAGACCCGCTACACCATCTGGGGTGACTCCAACCTCAATGACCCCTCAGTGGTGCTGGCTGATATCCGTGATCGGGGCGCGCTGGAGAAAGTATTTACTGAACGTCAACCTGAGGTTGTATTTCACGCTGCCGCGCTTAAACACGTTACAGCGCTTGAGGCTTACCCCGAAGAAGCCTGGAAAACCAATACATTGGGCACCAAGAACGTACTGGAAGCTGCATCTAAGGTTAATGTTGAAGCTTTTGTTAATATCTCGACGGATAAGGCTGCTGACCCCACAACCGCTCTTGGTCAGTCAAAGTTGAGCGCCGAGATGCTCACCGCATGGTACGGGGAACAGACCGGCAAACGCTATGTATCAGTACGCTTTGGTAATGTCTTTGGATCGAGGGGCTCTATTAAACCGCTCTTCACCCGTCAGATTATGGACGGCGGCCCGATCACTGTGACCGACCCTGACGCTACCCGTTACTTTATGCTGATTCCCGATGCTTGCCTGCTAGTGATGACAGCGGGAGCAATCGGTGCCCCCGGCGAAGTGATGGTGCTCGATATGGGAAAGCCTGTCAAAATCTACAGCGTGGCTGAAAACCTTATTCGAACTTACGAACGTTATGACGTGAACATCGCCGTGACCGGGTTGCGTCCGGGAGAGAAACGGGACGAGGTTCTGTTTGGTAGCAGCGAGGATTTCAGGGTGAGCGATAAGAACTCCTTTATCTCCCACACGCGCGCTATTCCGCTTGATCCTGAGCACTTAGATTACTCCAAGTGGTACAAGCACTATCTTGATGACCGCACCTACGGGCGTGACTCATCAGGTCAGCTTCACGCCCAAAAGATGGCGCACCGTACCGAAATATCACAGGAGCAATCATGA
- a CDS encoding glycosyltransferase family 4 protein, whose amino-acid sequence MNHDIMTLAVPAAIAGVLGLLLPFAVRPLLHRWNLVDLPTARSSHTTPVFRGMGLAIACAVAIAFFISLVLGLVTVDRSIAIIVLAGAIASGMLGWGEDFRGVPIIARLAVQFLVGAAVTIGLTLVLGTSIWWIPLGVIAVIAYINVTNFMDGVNGISGLHGFMVGGVYAYAGYSTDTRWLMVGGAALAVGYLAFLPWNIRTGKNVFLGDAGSYFLGGAIACMAVGAFLSGIYVEYILSPLLIYLADTGTTLLRRVLRGEQWYKPHRSHTYQRLTDYGFSHVASALLVNGLSLVVSVITIVALPFETQQALGAGLVVLILIGFYLVLPYLLKRRAEKHA is encoded by the coding sequence ATGAACCACGACATCATGACCTTAGCGGTACCCGCTGCGATTGCCGGTGTGCTGGGGCTTCTGCTTCCTTTCGCGGTGCGTCCTTTGTTGCACCGTTGGAACCTGGTGGATTTACCCACTGCCCGCTCTTCCCACACAACACCGGTTTTCCGTGGCATGGGGCTAGCAATTGCCTGCGCGGTAGCTATCGCCTTTTTTATCAGCCTGGTTCTGGGACTCGTGACGGTCGATCGCTCGATTGCGATCATTGTTTTAGCAGGCGCTATCGCATCGGGCATGCTTGGGTGGGGTGAAGACTTCCGCGGGGTGCCAATCATTGCTCGACTAGCGGTTCAGTTTTTGGTGGGCGCGGCAGTCACCATCGGTCTGACCCTGGTTTTGGGAACTTCTATTTGGTGGATTCCTTTGGGCGTTATTGCCGTCATTGCTTATATCAATGTCACTAACTTCATGGACGGTGTCAATGGTATTTCGGGCTTGCACGGTTTCATGGTGGGCGGAGTTTATGCCTACGCTGGTTACAGCACTGATACTCGATGGCTCATGGTAGGCGGTGCCGCCCTTGCCGTCGGTTATCTTGCCTTCTTACCCTGGAATATTCGTACCGGTAAAAATGTCTTCTTGGGGGACGCCGGATCCTACTTCCTGGGTGGAGCCATTGCCTGTATGGCGGTGGGTGCTTTTCTCTCGGGCATCTATGTTGAGTACATTCTCTCGCCGCTGCTCATTTACTTAGCAGATACCGGCACTACTCTCTTACGCCGCGTCCTCCGCGGAGAACAGTGGTACAAACCCCACCGTTCGCACACTTACCAACGTCTTACAGACTACGGCTTTAGTCATGTGGCAAGTGCTCTATTAGTCAACGGCCTATCGTTGGTTGTCTCTGTCATCACAATTGTGGCGTTGCCTTTTGAAACGCAGCAGGCGCTGGGCGCCGGGCTGGTGGTTTTGATTCTGATTGGTTTTTACCTTGTCCTCCCATACCTTCTCAAGCGTCGGGCGGAGAAACATGCGTAA
- the atpB gene encoding F0F1 ATP synthase subunit A produces MISNGLVVAAYTPPTVDDMHLPDFFQIGSFGFGKQMLLVLLSVVIVAGFFMWAGRKRAMVPSRAQFLAESGYLFTRNSIAKEMIGVHHFKPFVPLLFTSFFFVLVNNLYGSIPVLQLPSFSHAGSAYALAGIAYISWIVAGIKAKGLGQFFKDMTMPSGVPPLLLVILIPIELLSNLVIRPVTHALRLFATMFGGHIALMVASSLTAYLVTEVGGATAVVGLASGFLGIFLFFLELMIQVIQAYVFTLLFAVYIQGAVAEGH; encoded by the coding sequence TTGATTTCAAACGGGCTAGTAGTAGCGGCATACACCCCGCCCACTGTGGATGATATGCATCTACCCGATTTCTTCCAGATTGGTTCGTTTGGCTTCGGCAAGCAGATGCTGCTGGTGCTGCTCTCGGTCGTCATTGTTGCTGGCTTCTTCATGTGGGCTGGACGCAAGCGCGCAATGGTGCCTTCACGCGCACAGTTCCTAGCTGAATCGGGTTACTTGTTCACTCGTAACTCCATTGCTAAGGAAATGATTGGCGTACACCACTTCAAGCCCTTTGTTCCCCTGCTCTTCACCTCATTCTTCTTTGTCTTGGTGAACAACCTTTACGGTTCAATTCCCGTCCTTCAGCTTCCCAGCTTCTCGCACGCTGGTAGCGCTTACGCACTTGCTGGCATCGCCTACATCTCGTGGATTGTCGCCGGTATCAAGGCAAAGGGCCTGGGTCAGTTCTTCAAGGATATGACCATGCCTTCAGGCGTTCCTCCGTTGCTACTTGTTATCTTGATTCCGATTGAGCTGTTGTCAAACCTGGTGATTCGCCCTGTCACTCACGCTCTGCGTCTGTTCGCAACCATGTTCGGTGGTCACATCGCTTTGATGGTTGCCTCGTCGCTGACTGCCTACCTGGTCACTGAGGTAGGTGGCGCCACCGCAGTAGTCGGTCTGGCATCAGGCTTCCTGGGTATCTTCCTCTTCTTCCTGGAGCTTATGATTCAGGTTATCCAGGCATACGTCTTCACCCTGCTCTTCGCGGTCTACATCCAGGGCGCAGTCGCTGAAGGTCACTAA
- the atpE gene encoding ATP synthase F0 subunit C — translation MEIAGSLSAIGYGLATIGGGIGVGIIFAAYFTSVARQPESQRTLQPMLFVGFALVEALAVLGFVLALIS, via the coding sequence ATGGAAATCGCTGGTTCATTGAGCGCAATTGGTTACGGTCTTGCAACCATCGGTGGTGGCATTGGCGTAGGCATCATCTTCGCAGCTTACTTCACCTCAGTAGCTCGCCAGCCCGAGTCGCAGCGCACCTTGCAGCCCATGCTGTTCGTTGGCTTCGCGCTGGTTGAAGCACTCGCAGTTCTCGGTTTCGTGCTTGCACTGATTAGCTAG
- a CDS encoding F0F1 ATP synthase subunit B, with translation MSHLMAAAEGHANPLFPNPWEIAIAAIGFLLLLGIVIKFVVPMFERIYQDRKEAIEGGLAKAEKAQAEAAAARDEYNQQLESARLEAQKIREEARAEGEAILADFKQRATVEATRITDNAQKTIEAERAAALTSLRAEVGTLATVLAGKIVGESLNDDARSNRVVDRFLADLETEQQSVGATR, from the coding sequence ATGTCACATTTGATGGCAGCTGCAGAGGGTCACGCTAACCCCCTCTTTCCCAACCCTTGGGAAATCGCCATTGCCGCCATTGGGTTCCTGCTGCTCCTTGGCATCGTCATCAAGTTCGTTGTCCCGATGTTCGAAAGAATTTATCAGGACCGAAAAGAAGCTATCGAGGGCGGTCTCGCCAAGGCTGAAAAGGCCCAGGCTGAGGCTGCAGCGGCTCGTGATGAGTACAACCAGCAGCTCGAAAGCGCTCGTCTGGAAGCTCAGAAGATTCGTGAAGAAGCTCGTGCAGAAGGCGAAGCTATTCTTGCAGACTTCAAACAGCGTGCAACCGTTGAAGCTACCCGCATCACCGATAACGCTCAGAAGACTATCGAAGCAGAACGCGCAGCAGCGTTGACCTCACTTCGTGCTGAGGTTGGCACCCTGGCAACAGTTCTTGCAGGCAAGATTGTCGGCGAATCCCTGAACGACGATGCACGCTCAAACCGTGTAGTAGATCGTTTTCTTGCTGACCTTGAAACCGAACAGCAGAGTGTAGGTGCTACTCGGTAA
- a CDS encoding F0F1 ATP synthase subunit delta, translating to MTGVSTESLKKVEAALQTNASQHAASLAEELFAVVDVIDRDGTLRRALIDPSREIESRTGIVKAVFAGKISDSALNVVAEAVSQRWSEERDLADALETVATLSAAIAAESRGGVEALETVVNNLLIFINTVNTSAQAQEALVDGRASNEAKKKLAISLGGTNVAPESQLLLERAGARPRGLTAARVAQKFVEIIVKRQNRWIARVTAARPLSEAQIVKLQNALNKVYNKNLKLDITIDPAVVGGLRVQVGDEIVDGTVSTKLSELDRAVA from the coding sequence ATGACAGGAGTATCGACTGAATCACTGAAAAAGGTTGAAGCAGCGTTGCAGACAAATGCCTCGCAGCATGCCGCTTCACTGGCTGAGGAACTCTTCGCAGTCGTTGATGTTATCGACCGCGATGGCACCTTGCGTCGAGCACTAATTGATCCTTCCCGCGAGATTGAATCTCGCACTGGAATCGTCAAAGCAGTCTTTGCAGGCAAAATCTCAGACTCCGCTTTGAACGTTGTGGCTGAAGCAGTATCACAGCGTTGGAGCGAAGAACGAGATTTGGCAGATGCTCTTGAAACCGTAGCAACTTTGTCAGCAGCTATTGCTGCAGAGTCACGCGGGGGAGTTGAGGCACTGGAGACAGTCGTCAATAACCTGCTGATCTTCATCAACACTGTGAACACTTCGGCTCAGGCTCAGGAAGCACTCGTCGATGGTCGGGCAAGCAATGAAGCAAAAAAGAAGCTGGCGATTTCACTGGGCGGCACCAACGTTGCCCCTGAATCTCAGCTTCTGCTGGAACGTGCTGGCGCGCGTCCGCGCGGTCTCACAGCAGCCCGCGTCGCACAAAAGTTCGTGGAAATCATCGTCAAGCGTCAAAACCGCTGGATCGCCCGTGTTACCGCGGCGCGTCCGCTGTCTGAGGCTCAGATCGTGAAGCTCCAGAACGCACTGAACAAGGTATACAACAAGAACCTTAAGCTCGATATCACTATCGACCCCGCGGTTGTTGGTGGTCTTCGTGTTCAGGTCGGAGACGAAATTGTAGACGGTACCGTCTCAACCAAACTTTCTGAGCTCGATCGCGCAGTAGCGTAA